One segment of Nitrosopumilus sp. DNA contains the following:
- a CDS encoding AbrB/MazE/SpoVT family DNA-binding domain-containing protein — MAKIQRVKAYTYKDHDIYKYRINVPSDIIEELKWKEGTEIDFKIKNKKLEISKN, encoded by the coding sequence GTGGCAAAAATACAGCGCGTTAAAGCGTATACATACAAAGATCATGACATTTACAAATACAGAATTAATGTACCATCAGATATTATTGAAGAGTTAAAATGGAAAGAAGGTACCGAAATAGATTTTAAAATTAAAAATAAAAAATTAGAAATATCTAAAAATTAG